One window from the genome of Ciconia boyciana chromosome 8, ASM3463844v1, whole genome shotgun sequence encodes:
- the VPS26A gene encoding vacuolar protein sorting-associated protein 26A isoform X2, with product MSFLGGFFGPVCEIDVILNDAETRKPAEIKTEDGKVEKHFLFYDGESVSGKVNVSFKQYGKRLEHQGIRIEFVGQIELFNDKSNTHEFVNLVKELALPGELTQSRSYDFEFMQVEKPYESYIGANVRLRYFLKVTIVRRLSDLVKEYDLIVHQLATYPDVNNSIKMEVGIEDCLHIEFEYNKSKYHLKDVIVGKIYFLLVRIKIQHMELQLIKKEITGIGPSTTTETETIAKYEIMDGAPVKGESIPIRLFLAGYDPTPTMRDVNKKFSVRYFLNLVLVDEEDRRYFKQQEIILWRKAPEKLRKQRPNFHQRFECPESQASAEQPEM from the exons ATG AGTTTTCTTGGAGGCTTTTTTGGTCCTGTTTGTGAGATTGATGTTATTCTTAATGATGCTGAAACACGAAAACCAGcagaaatcaaaacagaagatggtaaagtagaaaagcattttctcttctaTGATGGAGAGTCCGTTTCAGGaaag GTGAATGTCTCCTTTAAGCAGTATGGGAAGAGACTAGAGCACCAAGGAATTAGAATTGAATTTGTAGGACAAATTG AGCTCTTCAATGACAAAAGCAATACTCATGAATTTGTAAACTTAGTGAAAGAACTGGCCTTACCTGGAGAACTGACCCAAAGCAGAAGCTATGACTTTGAATTCATGCAGGTTGAGAAGCCATACGAATCCTACATTGGTGCCAACGTCAGACTAAG GTATTTTCTAAAAGTGACAATAGTGAGACGGCTGTCAGACTTGGTGAAAGAATATGATCTAATTGTTCACCAGCTTGCTACATATCCAGATGTAAACAACTCCATTAAAATGGAAGTAGGCATTGAAGACTGTCTTCATATAGAGTTTGAATACAATAAGTCAAA gTATCACTTAAAGGATGTGATTGttggaaaaatttatttcctcttaGTGAGAATAAAAATTCAGCACATGGAGTTGCAGCTGATCAAAAAGGAGATTACTGGAATTG GACCCAGTACCACGACAGAGACTGAAACCATCGCAAAGTATGAAATAATGGATGGTGCACCAGTTAAAG gtgAATCGATTCCTATAAGACTGTTCTTAGCAGGCTATGACCCAACTCCAACAATGAGGGATGTGAACAAAAAGTTCTCAGTGAGGTACTTCTTAAATCTAGTGCTTGTGGATGAAGAAGACAGACGATATTTCAAACAACAG GAGATAATTTTATGGAGAAAAGCTCCTGAGAAGCTGAGAAAACAACGGCCAAACTTTCACCAGCGATTTGAATGTCCAGAATCACAAGCGTCTGCTGAGCAACCCGAAATGTGA
- the SRGN gene encoding serglycin, translated as MPAKMQLLIRCNGRIFLAICLILFVGYTVQGAPMQKARYKRVRCRPDAWSANCIEEKGPWFYTPTGGANRILPPMADPSLMKRYQELGDIFPLSDEESGSGSDATVEVEPASGSGLGDSDGFSEAKLPVFLTGPRGGKLKQKLTEEDLLL; from the exons ATGCCAGCCAAAATGCAGCTCCTTATCAGATGTAACGGAAGGATTTTCCTGGCTATTTGTTTAATCCTCTTTGTGGGATACACAGTGCAAG GTGCTCCAATGCAGAAGGCAAGGTACAAGAGAGTGAGATGCCGACCTGATGCCTGGTCTGCTAACTGCATCGAAGAGAAGGGGCCCTGGTTTTACACGCCCACTGGCGGAGCCAACAGGATCCTTCCTCCCATGGCAGACCCGTCCCT GATGAAGAGATACCAGGAGCTGGGCGACATATTCCCGCTCTCGGATGAGGAGTCTGGGTCCGGGTCTGACGCCACGGTGGAAGTGGAACCGGCCTCCGGGTCGGGGCTCGGCGACAGCGATGGTTTCTCCGAGGCGAAGCTGCCCGTCTTCCTAACGGGCCCGCGAGGCGGCAAGCTGAAGCAAAAGCTAACGGAGGAGGATTTGCTCCTGTAG
- the VPS26A gene encoding vacuolar protein sorting-associated protein 26A isoform X1, whose translation MVVILQSFLGGFFGPVCEIDVILNDAETRKPAEIKTEDGKVEKHFLFYDGESVSGKVNVSFKQYGKRLEHQGIRIEFVGQIELFNDKSNTHEFVNLVKELALPGELTQSRSYDFEFMQVEKPYESYIGANVRLRYFLKVTIVRRLSDLVKEYDLIVHQLATYPDVNNSIKMEVGIEDCLHIEFEYNKSKYHLKDVIVGKIYFLLVRIKIQHMELQLIKKEITGIGPSTTTETETIAKYEIMDGAPVKGESIPIRLFLAGYDPTPTMRDVNKKFSVRYFLNLVLVDEEDRRYFKQQEIILWRKAPEKLRKQRPNFHQRFECPESQASAEQPEM comes from the exons ATGGTAGTAATCCTTCAG AGTTTTCTTGGAGGCTTTTTTGGTCCTGTTTGTGAGATTGATGTTATTCTTAATGATGCTGAAACACGAAAACCAGcagaaatcaaaacagaagatggtaaagtagaaaagcattttctcttctaTGATGGAGAGTCCGTTTCAGGaaag GTGAATGTCTCCTTTAAGCAGTATGGGAAGAGACTAGAGCACCAAGGAATTAGAATTGAATTTGTAGGACAAATTG AGCTCTTCAATGACAAAAGCAATACTCATGAATTTGTAAACTTAGTGAAAGAACTGGCCTTACCTGGAGAACTGACCCAAAGCAGAAGCTATGACTTTGAATTCATGCAGGTTGAGAAGCCATACGAATCCTACATTGGTGCCAACGTCAGACTAAG GTATTTTCTAAAAGTGACAATAGTGAGACGGCTGTCAGACTTGGTGAAAGAATATGATCTAATTGTTCACCAGCTTGCTACATATCCAGATGTAAACAACTCCATTAAAATGGAAGTAGGCATTGAAGACTGTCTTCATATAGAGTTTGAATACAATAAGTCAAA gTATCACTTAAAGGATGTGATTGttggaaaaatttatttcctcttaGTGAGAATAAAAATTCAGCACATGGAGTTGCAGCTGATCAAAAAGGAGATTACTGGAATTG GACCCAGTACCACGACAGAGACTGAAACCATCGCAAAGTATGAAATAATGGATGGTGCACCAGTTAAAG gtgAATCGATTCCTATAAGACTGTTCTTAGCAGGCTATGACCCAACTCCAACAATGAGGGATGTGAACAAAAAGTTCTCAGTGAGGTACTTCTTAAATCTAGTGCTTGTGGATGAAGAAGACAGACGATATTTCAAACAACAG GAGATAATTTTATGGAGAAAAGCTCCTGAGAAGCTGAGAAAACAACGGCCAAACTTTCACCAGCGATTTGAATGTCCAGAATCACAAGCGTCTGCTGAGCAACCCGAAATGTGA